Proteins from a single region of Clupea harengus chromosome 5, Ch_v2.0.2, whole genome shotgun sequence:
- the mars1 gene encoding methionine--tRNA ligase, cytoplasmic isoform X2, with protein MQKMKLFVSEGNPHCLKALAVLELTGVKCDVQHVNHEEKVVPFLSRPTLPVLHLPSGQYLFSSNAICQYLFDVSKKGSSKQSHQWLEWEATELQPALMYALHLVVVQGKTADSAKGLEAPLSFLEQSLSKRTTAFLTAETVGVADIVLWAALYPAFLENGLKTSELKSTRTWFERVGVLPACQASVQTVLKGKGVEALKGYLQKQPAPHGQHTQPRNTHTSSNGSPTETEDSDHNTTEEEIEAAAQIWNQQIDCQSKPERKHPILPEEGKRNVLITSALPYVNNVPHLGNIIGCVLSADVFARYGRQRGWNLLYICGTDEYGTATENKAREEGLTPQEICDKYHAIHTDIYKWFQIDFDFFGRTTTQKQTEIAQNIFWRLHERGFLIEDIVEQLRCESCQRFLADRFVEGVCPFCQYPEARGDQCDKCGRLINAVELKEPQCKVCKQTPVIRSSKHLFLDLPKLEANLEQWLDRSVSTGDWTTNARNITRSWLRDGLKPRCITRDLRWGTPVPHPDFSGKVFYVWFDAPIGYLSITANYTDQWEKWWKNPEQVELYNFMAKDNVPFHSVVFPCSLLGAQDNYTLVNNLVATEYLNYEDTKFSKSRGVGVFGDMAKDTGIPSDVWRFYLLYLRPEGQDAAFSWADMALKNNSELLNNLGNFINRAGMFVGKFFEGCVPQVVLQEEDKRLLAQVGWELKQYIQSLDKVRIRDALKCILNISRHGNQYIQVNEPWKKIKGGDADRQRAGTVTAVSVNMSVLLSAMLEPYMPTVSETIRSQLQAPPASAHFMLQGEGNFVCSLPAGHRIGTVSPLFQKLEAEQIETLKKKFGGQQPQTITQNNAATKASAPVAASETSVKADPELVKQLVAAIAEQGDKVRALKGQKAEKAVIGAEVAKLLEFKKQLALAEGKSPEPAPQKGKKK; from the exons ATGCAAAAAATGAAATTGTTTGTGAGCGAAGGTAATCCGCACTGTTTGAAAGCGTTGGCTGTACTAGAACTTACTGGAGTGAAATGCGACGTTCAACATGTCAACCATGAAG agaaagTGGTGCCATTCCTCAGTCGTCCAACTCTGCCTGTTCTGCATCTTCCAAGTGGTCAGTACCTGTTCAGCAGCAATGCCATCTGCCA ATACCTTTTTGATGTCAGCAAAAAAGGGTCCAGCAAACAGAGTCATCAGTGGCTGGAATGGGAGGCAACAGAACTTCAG CCCGCACTGATGTACGCCCTCCACTTGGTGGTGGTGCAAGGGAAGACCGCAGATTCAGCCAAAGGACTCGAAGCTCCACTTAGTTTCCTGGAGCAAAGCTTGAGCAAAAGGACGACGGCATTCTTGACAGCA GAGACTGTGGGAGTTGCAGACATTGTCCTCTGGGCCGCGCTTTATCCTGCTTTCCTTGAGAACGGTTTGAAGACAA GTGAGCTGAAGTCTACACGAACCTGGTTTGAGCGGGTGGGGGTCCTGCCAGCCTGCCAGGCCTCGGTCCAGACCGTGTTGAAGGGGAAGGGTGTAGAGGCCCTGAAGGGCTACCTGCAGAAGCAGCCTGCTCCACATGGCCAACACACCCagcccaggaacacacacacaagcagcaatGGAAGCCCCACAGAG ACAGAGGACTCAGACCATAACACGACAGAAGAAGAGATTGAGGCGGCGGCTCAGATCTGGAATCAGCAGATTGATTGTCAGAGCAAGCCTGAGAGGAAGCATCCCAT CCTCCCTGAAGAGGGGAAGCGTAATGTCCTGATCACCAGCGCTCTGCCTTATGTCAACAATGTGCCTCATCTGGGGAACATCATCGGCTGTGTGCTCAGCGCTGACGTCTTCGCTAG gtaTGGCCGCCAGCGGGGCTGGAATCTGCTGTACATCTGTGGGACCGATGAGTACGGGACGGCCACCGAGAACAAGGCGCGGGAGGAAGGGCTGACCCCTCAGGAGATCTGTGACAAGTACCACGCCATCCACACCGATATCTACAAGTGGTTCCAGATCGACTTTGACTTCTTCGGCCGAACTACCACCCAAAAACAGACGGA GATCGCTCAGAACATCTTCTGGCGTCTCCACGAACGTGGTTTCCTCATCGAGGACATCGTGGAGCAGCTGCGCTGTGAGAGCTGCCAGCGTTTCCTTGCCGACCGCTTCGTGGAGGGCGTGTGTCCCTTCTGCCAATACCCAGAGGCCCGTGGCGATCAGTGTGACAAGTGTGGGCGCCTCATCAATGCTGTGGAGCTGAAG GAGCCCCAGTGCAAAGTCTGCAAACAAACACCAGTCATCCGTTCTTCTAAACATTTGTTCCTGGACCTGCCAAAG TTGGAAGCTAATCTGGAGCAGTGGCTGGACCGGTCGGTGAGCACAGGGGACTGGACGACCAACGCTCGCAACATCACCCGCTCATGGCTGCGCGACGGCCTGAAGCCACGCTGCATCACCAGGGACCTGCGCTGGGGCACCCCAGTACCACATCCTGACTTCTCAGGCAAG GTGTTCTATGTGTGGTTTGATGCTCCAATTGGTTACTTGTCAATTACTGCAAACTACACAGACCAGTGGGAGAAATGGTGGAAGAATCCAGAACAG GTGGAGCTGTACAACTTCATGGCAAAGGACAACGTGCCATTCCACAGTGTGGTGTTCCCCTGTTCCTTACTGGGTGCTCAGGACAACTACACACTAGTTAACAACCTCGTCGCTACAG agtATCTGAACTACGAGGATACTAAATTCTCCAAGAGTCgaggtgtgggggtgtttggaGACATGGCAAAGGACACAGGCATCCCGTCTGACGTGTGGCGCTTCTACCTGCTCTACCTGCGGCCCGAGGGTCAAGACGCGGCCTTCTCCTGGGCAGACATGGCCCTCAAAAACAACTCGGAACTGCTCAACAACCTGGGCAACTTCATTAACAG AGCTGGCATGTTTGTCGGTAAGTTCTTTGAGGGCTGCGTGCCTCAGGTGGTCctgcaggaggaggacaagCGCCTGTTGGCTCAGGTGGGCTGGGAGCTCAAGCAGTACATCCAATCGCTGGACAAAGTCAG GATCCGTGATGCCCTGAAGTGCATCCTGAACATCTCTCGCCATGGAAACCAGTATATCCAAGTGAATGAGCCCTGGAAGAAAATCAAAGGAGGTGATGCAGACAG GCAGCGTGCGGGCACCGTGACAGCCGTGTCCGTAAACATGTCTGTCCTCTTGTCTGCCATGCTGGAGCCCTACATGCCCACGGTCAGCGAGACTATCCGGTCCCAGCTGCAGGCACCACCAGCCAGTGCCCATTTCATGCTGCAGGGGGAGGGCAACTTTGTCTGCTCGCTGCCAGCTGGGCACCGCATCGGCACG GTTAGCCCGTTGTTCCAGAAGCTTGAGGCTGAGCAAATTGAGACTTTGAAGAAAAAATTTGGAGGACAGCAG CCACAGACCATCACCCAGAACAATGCCGCCACCAAAGCCAGCGCCCCTGTGGCTGCATCAGAGACGTCCGTCAAGGCCGACCCTGAGCTCGTCAAGCAACTGGTGGCCGCTATAGCCGAGCAG GGCGACAAAGTCCGGGCTCTAAAGGGCCAGAAGGCGGAGAAGGCTGTGATCGGAGCAGAGGTGGCCAAACTGCTGGAGTTTAAAAAACAGCTGGCCTTGGCCGAAGGGAAAAGCCCAGAACCTGCCCCgcagaagggaaagaagaagtgA
- the mars1 gene encoding methionine--tRNA ligase, cytoplasmic isoform X1: MQKMKLFVSEGNPHCLKALAVLELTGVKCDVQHVNHEEKVVPFLSRPTLPVLHLPSGQYLFSSNAICQYLFDVSKKGSSKQSHQWLEWEATELQPALMYALHLVVVQGKTADSAKGLEAPLSFLEQSLSKRTTAFLTAETVGVADIVLWAALYPAFLENGLKTSELKSTRTWFERVGVLPACQASVQTVLKGKGVEALKGYLQKQPAPHGQHTQPRNTHTSSNGSPTETEDSDHNTTEEEIEAAAQIWNQQIDCQSKPERKHPILPEEGKRNVLITSALPYVNNVPHLGNIIGCVLSADVFARYGRQRGWNLLYICGTDEYGTATENKAREEGLTPQEICDKYHAIHTDIYKWFQIDFDFFGRTTTQKQTEIAQNIFWRLHERGFLIEDIVEQLRCESCQRFLADRFVEGVCPFCQYPEARGDQCDKCGRLINAVELKEPQCKVCKQTPVIRSSKHLFLDLPKLEANLEQWLDRSVSTGDWTTNARNITRSWLRDGLKPRCITRDLRWGTPVPHPDFSGKVFYVWFDAPIGYLSITANYTDQWEKWWKNPEQVELYNFMAKDNVPFHSVVFPCSLLGAQDNYTLVNNLVATEYLNYEDTKFSKSRGVGVFGDMAKDTGIPSDVWRFYLLYLRPEGQDAAFSWADMALKNNSELLNNLGNFINRAGMFVGKFFEGCVPQVVLQEEDKRLLAQVGWELKQYIQSLDKVRIRDALKCILNISRHGNQYIQVNEPWKKIKGGDADRQRAGTVTAVSVNMSVLLSAMLEPYMPTVSETIRSQLQAPPASAHFMLQGEGNFVCSLPAGHRIGTVSPLFQKLEAEQIETLKKKFGGQQPEEEASKKQPQTITQNNAATKASAPVAASETSVKADPELVKQLVAAIAEQGDKVRALKGQKAEKAVIGAEVAKLLEFKKQLALAEGKSPEPAPQKGKKK; this comes from the exons ATGCAAAAAATGAAATTGTTTGTGAGCGAAGGTAATCCGCACTGTTTGAAAGCGTTGGCTGTACTAGAACTTACTGGAGTGAAATGCGACGTTCAACATGTCAACCATGAAG agaaagTGGTGCCATTCCTCAGTCGTCCAACTCTGCCTGTTCTGCATCTTCCAAGTGGTCAGTACCTGTTCAGCAGCAATGCCATCTGCCA ATACCTTTTTGATGTCAGCAAAAAAGGGTCCAGCAAACAGAGTCATCAGTGGCTGGAATGGGAGGCAACAGAACTTCAG CCCGCACTGATGTACGCCCTCCACTTGGTGGTGGTGCAAGGGAAGACCGCAGATTCAGCCAAAGGACTCGAAGCTCCACTTAGTTTCCTGGAGCAAAGCTTGAGCAAAAGGACGACGGCATTCTTGACAGCA GAGACTGTGGGAGTTGCAGACATTGTCCTCTGGGCCGCGCTTTATCCTGCTTTCCTTGAGAACGGTTTGAAGACAA GTGAGCTGAAGTCTACACGAACCTGGTTTGAGCGGGTGGGGGTCCTGCCAGCCTGCCAGGCCTCGGTCCAGACCGTGTTGAAGGGGAAGGGTGTAGAGGCCCTGAAGGGCTACCTGCAGAAGCAGCCTGCTCCACATGGCCAACACACCCagcccaggaacacacacacaagcagcaatGGAAGCCCCACAGAG ACAGAGGACTCAGACCATAACACGACAGAAGAAGAGATTGAGGCGGCGGCTCAGATCTGGAATCAGCAGATTGATTGTCAGAGCAAGCCTGAGAGGAAGCATCCCAT CCTCCCTGAAGAGGGGAAGCGTAATGTCCTGATCACCAGCGCTCTGCCTTATGTCAACAATGTGCCTCATCTGGGGAACATCATCGGCTGTGTGCTCAGCGCTGACGTCTTCGCTAG gtaTGGCCGCCAGCGGGGCTGGAATCTGCTGTACATCTGTGGGACCGATGAGTACGGGACGGCCACCGAGAACAAGGCGCGGGAGGAAGGGCTGACCCCTCAGGAGATCTGTGACAAGTACCACGCCATCCACACCGATATCTACAAGTGGTTCCAGATCGACTTTGACTTCTTCGGCCGAACTACCACCCAAAAACAGACGGA GATCGCTCAGAACATCTTCTGGCGTCTCCACGAACGTGGTTTCCTCATCGAGGACATCGTGGAGCAGCTGCGCTGTGAGAGCTGCCAGCGTTTCCTTGCCGACCGCTTCGTGGAGGGCGTGTGTCCCTTCTGCCAATACCCAGAGGCCCGTGGCGATCAGTGTGACAAGTGTGGGCGCCTCATCAATGCTGTGGAGCTGAAG GAGCCCCAGTGCAAAGTCTGCAAACAAACACCAGTCATCCGTTCTTCTAAACATTTGTTCCTGGACCTGCCAAAG TTGGAAGCTAATCTGGAGCAGTGGCTGGACCGGTCGGTGAGCACAGGGGACTGGACGACCAACGCTCGCAACATCACCCGCTCATGGCTGCGCGACGGCCTGAAGCCACGCTGCATCACCAGGGACCTGCGCTGGGGCACCCCAGTACCACATCCTGACTTCTCAGGCAAG GTGTTCTATGTGTGGTTTGATGCTCCAATTGGTTACTTGTCAATTACTGCAAACTACACAGACCAGTGGGAGAAATGGTGGAAGAATCCAGAACAG GTGGAGCTGTACAACTTCATGGCAAAGGACAACGTGCCATTCCACAGTGTGGTGTTCCCCTGTTCCTTACTGGGTGCTCAGGACAACTACACACTAGTTAACAACCTCGTCGCTACAG agtATCTGAACTACGAGGATACTAAATTCTCCAAGAGTCgaggtgtgggggtgtttggaGACATGGCAAAGGACACAGGCATCCCGTCTGACGTGTGGCGCTTCTACCTGCTCTACCTGCGGCCCGAGGGTCAAGACGCGGCCTTCTCCTGGGCAGACATGGCCCTCAAAAACAACTCGGAACTGCTCAACAACCTGGGCAACTTCATTAACAG AGCTGGCATGTTTGTCGGTAAGTTCTTTGAGGGCTGCGTGCCTCAGGTGGTCctgcaggaggaggacaagCGCCTGTTGGCTCAGGTGGGCTGGGAGCTCAAGCAGTACATCCAATCGCTGGACAAAGTCAG GATCCGTGATGCCCTGAAGTGCATCCTGAACATCTCTCGCCATGGAAACCAGTATATCCAAGTGAATGAGCCCTGGAAGAAAATCAAAGGAGGTGATGCAGACAG GCAGCGTGCGGGCACCGTGACAGCCGTGTCCGTAAACATGTCTGTCCTCTTGTCTGCCATGCTGGAGCCCTACATGCCCACGGTCAGCGAGACTATCCGGTCCCAGCTGCAGGCACCACCAGCCAGTGCCCATTTCATGCTGCAGGGGGAGGGCAACTTTGTCTGCTCGCTGCCAGCTGGGCACCGCATCGGCACG GTTAGCCCGTTGTTCCAGAAGCTTGAGGCTGAGCAAATTGAGACTTTGAAGAAAAAATTTGGAGGACAGCAG CCAGAGGAGGAAGCATCTAAGAAGCAG CCACAGACCATCACCCAGAACAATGCCGCCACCAAAGCCAGCGCCCCTGTGGCTGCATCAGAGACGTCCGTCAAGGCCGACCCTGAGCTCGTCAAGCAACTGGTGGCCGCTATAGCCGAGCAG GGCGACAAAGTCCGGGCTCTAAAGGGCCAGAAGGCGGAGAAGGCTGTGATCGGAGCAGAGGTGGCCAAACTGCTGGAGTTTAAAAAACAGCTGGCCTTGGCCGAAGGGAAAAGCCCAGAACCTGCCCCgcagaagggaaagaagaagtgA
- the ddit3 gene encoding DNA damage-inducible transcript 3 protein isoform X2 codes for MTAEWLHLPPPYPPGVGPLCGAELEAWYEDLQDILGSDAGGAKLARPPPCSEEPEFLDVLESCSLTWLTDGQGWGEGVQRVMEDPPPQLPTHAPVPCLSPPAQEEERRGGEGQGSGSGSGGDLLPPEFFELLSEGGVGLVETGAMLVSGAGIGYHHQLPRCQLPSPAHSEEEPPTVPCSPSYCSSSSSSSCASQSPVRLGHSPPSSPQSPPPPPPPASTAFLGSPRPGKRKRAVSPGSSSSSSSPNKKSRREREQENERRVQELTDQNERLKSEIERLGEEVQRTRRSLIERLVNTRK; via the exons ATGACTGCGGAGTGGCTGCACCTGCCCCCACCATACCCCCCCGGAGTGGGGCCGTTGTGTGGTGCAGAGTTGGAGGCGTGGTATGAAGACCTGCAGGATATCCTTGGTTCTGACGCAGGTGGGGCCAAACTGGCTCGACCCCCGCCTTGCTCTGAG GAGCCCGAGTTTCTGGATGTGCTGGAGAGCTGCTCGCTGACATGGCTGACAGACGGGCAGGGATGGGGCGAGGGTGTGCAGCGGGTGATGGAGGACCCCCCTCCTCAGCTGCCCACCCATGCCCCGGTGCCTTGCCTCAGTCCTCCGgctcaagaggaggagaggagaggaggagagggtcaggGATCGGGATCTGGCTCGGGCGGTGACTTGCTGCCGCCCGAGTTCTTCGAGCTGCTGAGCGAGGGCGGCGTGGGCCTGGTGGAGACCGGCGCGATGTTGGTGAGCGGAGCGGGCATTGGCTACCACCACCAGCTGCCGCGCTGCCAGCTGCCCTCGCCAGCCCACAGCGAGGAGGAGCCGCCCACCGTGCCTTGCTCTCCTTCCTActgctcttcatcctcctcctcctcatgtgCCTCCCAGTCCCCGGTCCGCCTTGGCCACTCACCCCCGTCCTCCCCGCAgtctcctcctcccccgcctCCGCCCGCCTCAACGGCGTTCCTGGGCTCACCACGGCCCGGGAAGCGCAAGCGGGCGGTGTCACCAggatcctcctcatcctcctcctcgcccAACAAAAAGAGCCGGCGTGAGCGCGAGCAGGAGAACGAGCGCAGGGTGCAGGAGCTGACCGACCAGAATGAGCGGCTCAAGTCCGAGATCGAGAGGCTTGGCGAGGAAGTCCAGCGAACACGCCGCTCCCTCATTGAAAGACTTGTCAACACCAGAAAgtga
- the ddit3 gene encoding DNA damage-inducible transcript 3 protein isoform X1, translating to MTAEWLHLPPPYPPGVGPLCGAELEAWYEDLQDILGSDAGGAKLARPPPCSEKEPEFLDVLESCSLTWLTDGQGWGEGVQRVMEDPPPQLPTHAPVPCLSPPAQEEERRGGEGQGSGSGSGGDLLPPEFFELLSEGGVGLVETGAMLVSGAGIGYHHQLPRCQLPSPAHSEEEPPTVPCSPSYCSSSSSSSCASQSPVRLGHSPPSSPQSPPPPPPPASTAFLGSPRPGKRKRAVSPGSSSSSSSPNKKSRREREQENERRVQELTDQNERLKSEIERLGEEVQRTRRSLIERLVNTRK from the exons ATGACTGCGGAGTGGCTGCACCTGCCCCCACCATACCCCCCCGGAGTGGGGCCGTTGTGTGGTGCAGAGTTGGAGGCGTGGTATGAAGACCTGCAGGATATCCTTGGTTCTGACGCAGGTGGGGCCAAACTGGCTCGACCCCCGCCTTGCTCTGAG AAGGAGCCCGAGTTTCTGGATGTGCTGGAGAGCTGCTCGCTGACATGGCTGACAGACGGGCAGGGATGGGGCGAGGGTGTGCAGCGGGTGATGGAGGACCCCCCTCCTCAGCTGCCCACCCATGCCCCGGTGCCTTGCCTCAGTCCTCCGgctcaagaggaggagaggagaggaggagagggtcaggGATCGGGATCTGGCTCGGGCGGTGACTTGCTGCCGCCCGAGTTCTTCGAGCTGCTGAGCGAGGGCGGCGTGGGCCTGGTGGAGACCGGCGCGATGTTGGTGAGCGGAGCGGGCATTGGCTACCACCACCAGCTGCCGCGCTGCCAGCTGCCCTCGCCAGCCCACAGCGAGGAGGAGCCGCCCACCGTGCCTTGCTCTCCTTCCTActgctcttcatcctcctcctcctcatgtgCCTCCCAGTCCCCGGTCCGCCTTGGCCACTCACCCCCGTCCTCCCCGCAgtctcctcctcccccgcctCCGCCCGCCTCAACGGCGTTCCTGGGCTCACCACGGCCCGGGAAGCGCAAGCGGGCGGTGTCACCAggatcctcctcatcctcctcctcgcccAACAAAAAGAGCCGGCGTGAGCGCGAGCAGGAGAACGAGCGCAGGGTGCAGGAGCTGACCGACCAGAATGAGCGGCTCAAGTCCGAGATCGAGAGGCTTGGCGAGGAAGTCCAGCGAACACGCCGCTCCCTCATTGAAAGACTTGTCAACACCAGAAAgtga